The sequence below is a genomic window from Glandiceps talaboti chromosome 14, keGlaTala1.1, whole genome shotgun sequence.
GTTTAATGTGATTGGCCAGATTGTCAATTATGGTAAGATATTTGTTACGATAGAAATAGAGTTGGTGTGgcatttcactcatgggacatttgTTACAACAGAAACAGGGTTGGTGTGGCATTTCACTCATAGGACATTTGTTACAACAGAAACAGGGTTGGTGTGGCATTTCACTCATAGGAAACAATACATTTCAACTCCAGACTTACAATaacacagacacgcacacagCAGAGTGCTTTATTCAATCACATTGagaaattgtaatgtatttaCCGTTCTTTTACAGTGCAATAGACAATAGTGCTTCTGCTAAAATGATTTACACATGAACTTGATGACTTTGATGGCTTCAATTGTTAACTTTCCTACTTATAATCTACATGATAACGTGACTGTGTCTACATTGCAATCGTGTTGATCACctttataataatttattttgggttcgaaattttctttgtatatatattttgaaatactgcTCATCTCACAGTTAGAAATACTTAATATGTGACCTATTCTAGCAACCAAGTACACTAAGATTTCTCAGTTAAGATATTTGTCATCTCCATGTTTATCATCTTTTTTAGAAAGTTCAATTTGTGCAAAGCAGCGCTACTCGTATTTTAAGATATCTTTTTTTTGGaatttgatttttagcatttttaaaCTGTACTCATTTTTTTTTCCTTCTCATGTTTTTTTTGGGTTTTACGTACATTTTATGATTGTAGTGTACAGTGCCTTGAGATGTCTTTTTACATGGAAAgcgtttttaaagaaataaatattattattgttattatttcagtTGGAGAAACCACTCTGAATATGAAGAGAATTAAATGCCTTCTAAAACTGGTAGAAGAAGCGTTGAAGGAAAGCAAGTATAACCATGTAGGGAGTCTGAAAGTATGGGAGAAGAAGTTGACGACGGTACAGAAATGGCGGGAAGAACTAAACGCTGTACAGTTACCGGAAGTAAGTACATAatgtctggatgccaactgtgctaagtgaaggtataaattgtaacgatactgtatagaaactagactgcTACATTTAACTCATAACACTGAAGTGAAGTATTTCcactgaaaacattttgacttcaTAACCTGTTTGATGAATTGAAGTTTTGGAGAATTGTTCTTGCATTAGACTGCCCTCTACAGTGGAATGTGTGTTAGTTTTATCTTCCCCACATCAGTGTAATATTTCTTGCTTAGAATTGAAGTTCTGACAACAGTTACAATGAAAATTAATCAAGTTGCTAAACGAGAATAGGTTGAATGGCGGTTATGGGATTATCAGTGATGATAACAACTTCATATCCAAAAATTTATGCAGTGATTATATTCCAAAGACACAATGAAATCATTGTGATCTCTCCAGGTGTTTATACTCTATTCATAAAAAGTACATTTAAATATTAATCAATTGAATTAACATATattaacataatttacatatatgaatatCAATTAATCTTTGAGTTCTGCTTTAAATGCAATtaaatttttacattattttaaaatagtcTGTGTGGGTTTTTTAATACTAGAGAGAGGATGATGGTGAAATGCAGCTGCTAGACTTGCCGGACGACTGTCTGCGACAAATAATAGACAGAATATCGGACCACAGAGATTTAGTGAATCTTGGtgctacaaattacaaatttaacaGACTTTGCAACAAAGAGAACGTATGGAGAAAGTTGTGTTCATATCACTTTGCAGAAAAAcaagtaagtgtgtgtgtgtgtgtgtgtgtgtgtgtgtgtgtgtgtgtgtgtgtgtgtgtgtgtgtgtgtgtgtgtgtgtgtgtgtgtgaagttaCAGTCCGGTTTCCAATGGCTTGAAAAGGCCTTCTAACTTTGATGAATTTAATAGGCACGACAGTTTGGCGTGTCTGAAAATGAACACCCAGATGAGAGTCTAGGAAAAAATAATCTCAAGTCATATCATCTGCACTGGATCTCTCTCCCAGAACAGTGCATTCTGGGGAATACTTTATATTCAATACTGCATGCTGAATGGTCCAGGTTCCTTCACGACAGGTCTGCAAGAGACCATTACCACTTAATTACAAAGAACGAGTCTCATAAGCCCATTCTTCTTTGAAACTTGTACTGAATGATTTCTGATGTGGACGACTTGGGATTACGTTACTCCAGACTCTAGTTTGAATGGTCTCATAGGAAAGCCCCTAGTGGTGAGAATCTGGGTAACAAAGACTATCCTACAGATTGATCGATCTATTCCTTGATTTGTTCAGCTTTAACCCAATTTCCTTACTCACCTGTATGGTAATCTTTGTAGATTTGGTCAGCTTTACCAATCTGTGAGGATGACGTGGTGTGGCAATTAGTCTATAGTAAACTAATCAAACAACACAAGAGGAGAGAAGTGTATGCAGAACAACTCAAGCTATGTAATAGATGTCACTCTGTCTACTGGGATGTAAGTATACACAACAGTCCACAGATAGTCTATACACAATAGTCCACAGATAGACTATACACAATAGTCCACAGATAGTCTATACACAATAGTCCACAGATAGACTACACACAACAATCCACAGATAGACTACACACAACAGTCCACAGATAGACTACACACAACAGTCCACAGATAGTCTATACACAACAGTCCACAGATAGTCTATACACAACAGTCCACAGATAGTCTATACACAACAGTCCACAGATAGTCTATACACAACAGTCCACAGATAGACTATACACAACAGTCCACAGATAGACTATACACAACAGTCCACAGATAGACTAAACACAACAGTCCACAGATAGTCTATACACAACAGTCCACAGATAGACTAAACACAATAGTCCACAAATAGTCTATACACAATAGTCCACAGATAGTCTATACACAATAGTCCACAGATAGACTATACACAATAGTCCACAGATAGTCTATACACAATAGTCCACAGATAGTCTATACACAATAGTCCACACATAGACTATCCTGTCATTGTATACTGGTGAAAGTCGAATTTCACGTAGGTTGGCATACATTCAAGTATATATCGCATCTTGCCGACACCAATCCATTGcataatatgaaatttgaacatttgaaaATAACTTATCAATTAAACTTTAAGCAGAATGCTAGCCTGAAAGATCAAGGCATTCCTTTCACTTATATAATGTACTCTCTCCTGTGAGTGGTAACCTAAGCGGACCAATGGCTAGACCTTTCAGACTAGAGGAATGCCACTTCAGGAGATATAGGCATATTAATTTTGTATGCTGTGGGCACAAGGGTAATGAATTGCAAAGTTTTGGAAAATAAGGATGATGACTATACAAGTGCTGTGTCTTAACAATGACTGTTATACTCCTGTCTTGTAAATTTATTGTAAACTTGAATATTTTTCACTCTTCCCCAGGAATTACAGTCTAGCAGTCATCCCTGCCCTCATCCTAGGACTGACAGTGAAGACTTTGCACACCTGAAAGGAAGCCGAGATATTAACCCCCAAGAATTCCTGAATTTGATCATCCCAAGAGACCCTAAACCTACAAGGTGGTGATCAGAAGTCCTTTAAAATAATGCAGTGAATGTTAGCAAGATGGATCATCAGTCTTGCCCTAATATAGGTGTGACCAAATATGGACATCACCAAATATAGACATGGCTAATAAGGATATGTCTGAATATGATATGGTGCATATACTGAAAAATGACCTAATAAGGACATCACCAAATATAGACATGGCTAATAAGGACATCACCAAATATAGACATGGCTAATAAGGACATCACCAAATATAGATATGGCTAATAAGGACATCACCAAACATAGACATGCCTAAAAGGGGCATGACCAAATACGTACATGTTCTGAgaaatgaccaaataagaacaTTTCTACAGTACAGACTATGCAAATAATGCATTTTTAGAGACACACGGTACAGTCTGTACCAGGTCATTCTTATCTTAGCCAGATTTTCCATGGATATTTCTGCAAATTTCTGCAAAGGTCAAAAAGATGCAagaaacaaataatgaaaaccGACAAGAACATTTCCATCCTGGAGAAATTTCCATAAACATTCGTTTGTATAATGAAGGACCCAGATCAACAACTTACTGGGGAAAAAAAggacaacatttattttttacaaacaaGGCAGGTgaattttaacaaaatctttttTCTGAGATTCTGAGGTCATGAGTGACAGACGAAACAGAAATGTTGGAAGAACAACTAAATAATGACATTTGGCACTACTTCTGGTGGATCACTTTTGGATGTTTGTGTGCTGTCGTACTAAACTTGTAGTTAGTGAAAGCACACAGAAATAATCAAACGTCACTCAAGTACCAGTAAAACGGTGATAGAGAAATGACACTATGGAGACAGATACTTCAGTCAAAACTtcatttttacaatgtaatgtattttttgCAGCACATATTGATGCAATAACTTTTGTATTACTGTATTTATACTTTCAATTTGTGTAAGATTATGACAAGggacatatttgtttgttgacCAATGTCCAGGTTGTCTGGTTTGCTTTACACAAAAAGTGAAATTGTATCTTATAATTTATATCAGATAGTGATATATTTAACTAAAATATGTTGTGTTcttatcaggcttctaaactaTTGTGAGTAATACTTAGTTGATAGTGTGACATGAaagttgtatcttacagaccaaaccagatacatgtatggtttgttAACTTGACGCATTCAGAATGCTTTATGAGCAAATAGAAATTTATTGTAATCTTTTAGTTCAGgtttgtagtgtgtgtgtgtgtgtgtgtgtgtgtgtgtgtgtgtgtgtgtgtgtgtgtctgtgtgttacTAAACATATTTTCATCAATACTGACCAAATACCTCCATTAGTCTTAACTCTTGTAACATTGCTATACAGCTGGTTCTATATTCTATCCTCTCTGAGTTGACTGCAGTTCAAACCACCAGTGTCAGGAGAATCAAAGGAGACTTTTACATATTAGGAATTAGAAAGTCTATGGCAGAACCTCATGATGCATGGATGTGCGGCAGCATttctgacattttgtttgaatgaaatgaacttgCATGCCatcatgtagacatcaaaacattggtgccgGCATGTCTGCTTCTAGTTGTAGTATGTTTAAatgctttatttcatttagacaaaatgtagcaagaaattgtaatcTTGCTACTTTTTAGTCTAGCATGTGCAGATTTTTATTGGGTTcagcgtggttgtatcaaacagagccagtaaACAGTAACCTGCAATGGGCTGTAATAGAGTGTATCTACTTCGTAATCTACCTTTGAACCTGTTagtaatttaattttgattttggtgTGATGTGAAAACTCTccagtccacccagctgtataattggggacctggtaggatagaggttgcaatgtgaatgctttaatcctatgtgtttataaaggctgcaatggattgtatgctccccagggagttgaggaagtataaagggccgttgtactgctatagatccgtgccaggggggtaataattgtaaagtgctttgagcacagagtgggaaagagCTATATAAATACcaacattattaataatatcatttattcTTCTCGACTTGTTTCGCCAACAGGTACTTATAGTGCTAGAGAGAAAAATAATTGAGTTCCATgcacaattatatttttttctactCATAATTTATTGATAAGATTGATAACTTtgatatttattaatattatgtaaatgatacaTGTCAAAGTATAGTATTACAGTGGAAGAccatgtcatcaaatctcaagatctctttCTTGTTTAAGTCTAACTCAAcgaggtcctgagatgaaatatgaatttcaaCCGAAGCCACcacaatcacagaattctgacTGTCTAGTTTGTTATAACTTGAAATTAGATTTGTCCTCTAAAGGCCCACTTCATATTAGCAGTCAAATATCTGTCAAAATCAGCTGTCTGACACAGCATAGAAAACAATAGAATGATTCTATCTAATCTTTATGATTCAACTGATAAGATTACACTAATctgagaacctgggactgaatcgTGAGcctttaattatgcaaattattactATCTGATCAGTTGTAAGCATGGGGTGAACACCTGTCTCTTGGACTTGGATTATttaatgtggccatatggatgaggattgggtatttattttggattttggattaataaaacaattttattgaaaattcaatgtgaaacaacatagaccaagtctgtgtgtgtaactcaatacattgcaaaacattaataaatgtgtcaaatgtttgttattgtacgtacaaacgtgacaaacattttacatatatatcagtCTTCTGCAATGTATTggagttataaacacagacttggtctatgttatttcacatcgaatttttcaagttggacgccatgataaaatttttaaataaatacccaatcctcatccgtatGACCACTTTAAGTTTTACGTAGAGTGTAAATTTTTATTGCActttgaggaaagaaaagtaaTGACATAAAGTACTGTACAAATAATAGTTCCATTATGAAAGGACTAGTAAATACTGCTGTAAATATTTCTACTATAATTGACCAGTTGTGAACAAAACTATACAATATTAGGAATTTAACATTTACAAACAatagtaaatgtacatatacattatatcgTGTAATAAACTCTCTTTTGCCAACTTGAAAAAGAAtgtttgtgtgtgaatgtatgtatgtgtgtgtatgtatgtgtgtgtgtatgtatgtatgtatatgtgtgtgtgtgtgtgtgcgcatgtaCTACGTGTGTATGTACGCATGTGTTGTAGTGTGTgtagtacgtacgtacatacatacatacatacatacatacatacatacatacatacatacatacatacatacatacatacattcgtatgtatgtatgtgcatacatgtacatatgtgacGGTGTGTATGTCCTACAAAAACGTGTGTGTGTCGCTCTTTCTATAAGAATAGTACATTATTGTCATCATATACACTGTACCCTGTTAGTCCACTACAACTTACTCTCTACACTGAAGAGCAAGAAATTGTTTTTGCATGTGTTCTACTAATctgaaaatttgaatattaaaattctGAAAATTCCTTTTAGACATACACGCCCCAACATCGAAAGCTGTTTTTGGTAATGCACGTTTTTCCCAAGATCACTAAATGGCAGTAGAACATCAAACTGTCATGTCTCTTCTTTGCTTTCCTCATTTGAATTTTTAGCACCTTCCATCAATTTCTGTAGTTGTTTTTGCTTCTTTAATTTTTTCTGGTGACCTCTAGATCTCAGATGAGCTGTGAGgagaaaaaatacaacattagTTTACTTGGAGTTCATAGTAATAGCCACCCGTACTGATGGCGGGTTCCCAATACGTTCAGATGGTTATAGCGCCCCCTAGTGTTCAGTTAGAGAAAAACAAAGGTACACCATTTTAGATGGAATCTGGTCATTCGAGTACGTTCATTCGTTCACTGTAATAAGTGCAGCACTAACAATTTGCCTTGATGCACAATCAATTAGTGATAATGAAATAGGCCAAAAATAAGGCAGTAGGGAGGAGTGGACAGAGGGAGGGAGGCAGAGGGGAGAGAGACAGAAGGACAGATCTAAGTGAGAGAAATGTTTCTGAATCCATTACCTGTCCATTGTTGCTGCCCTACAATCAGTCTATCATTACATACTTCACATCTATgggatacatgtatatctatgttTGGTGTCTGTTCATGTGGCAGTGGTGAAATTGGTGACCTCTCACCCTGAAATGTATCAATTATAAGAAATATATCACATTTCATAACTAGATAAGACTTTATACCAATGCAATTGTAGATAAATATGTCTTTGTGGAACACAGGGCTGGCTATTTCCACAGCAATTAGTGGTTTCATAATAACTAATTTGTGCATAAGAATTCTGAACATTTAAAAACTCAGAAGGAAAATCTCCTGTTTCTACTTATATTCACTATCTGACAAGTAAAGATATATCAaagtgactgactgattgattgattgattggctggttATTGATTGGTtgcttgattgcttgattgattgattgattgattgattgattgattgattgattgattgattggctggttattgattggttggttggttgattgattgattgattgattgactgttattgattagttggttggttgattgatttattgtttgactgactgactgattgaatGACTGACTGGTTATTGATTAGTTGGTTGGCTGTTTgcttattgattgattgattggttgattgattgattgattgataagcATTGACAGGTTGGTTGTTTAATAATTCAACAGTACAAATCAGGATATGATCGGTAACAACTGACACAGAGAACTGTTTTGGTAGTCATCTCCAATATTGAATGTTACTTTTCCAGACTGgataaataatgttattttgttcaaaataaatCATCTCACCTGACACAAAGCCTGTACTATCTGAATAGCTGGTTGGTAAACGTTGGCATCCCATTGGTTGACATCTGTTGAGTCCAACCCATACACCGCTGGTACATCACTACCTGGTCCTATCAACAAAATCATCAGAGTTAGAAACTGTTAGCATCCAAAGTCGACACATTTTATCCTACTGCTAACAAAACTTTTAACCAAACAATCACCCAACCCTGTGTGAACtttcatgtatgtctgtgtatgtgtagtgctatccatggcaaCAACTCTCACGATCTCAGCATGCTGGAACCAGAGAACACATCAGGACATAATACGAACAGTTCCATTTGTTATAACTTACTTTTTATAAATCTATTTCGAACCCATCTGTTCTGTTTCCTGCCATATCTTCTAGTGGCTAGTTTGAGAGCGGCTACTCCTTCATCTAATAACTCCTTGCCTTTATCACTCTCTCTTTCCTCTTCGCTCATGATCAAATACTTGTGGAATTCTTTGAAGCCAATGGATTGAAAAATACCATGTGTGTATAGTTCATCActggaaacaaacaaacaaacaaacaaacaaacaaacaaacaaaccatatacatcatttctcagaagTGTTTCTGCTACAAAGGTATAACgttagtaggtaaaatctatccaaGTTCCTTGGTTATTTTCTACACCTGTTTGCATCACATTTCCAAAGAATTATATACATCAATAATTTTCCTTACAAtatcaactttaaaaaatagAGTTTGTAATGTATTTACAGAGAATCACCATAAAAGGTTAGAGTAATCTGTAAATTCCCTGACACCGACCATTTGATGGAAGAGCGCCACCAAGTGTCAGATTTGAGAGAGTACAATATTTTGCCAATGCAGTTATTCCTACATCAAATGTGAACTACTTAATGCTGGCAGAGATGTACACAATACAGACTGTCAGTGTGTCACTTTGTTACATAAAGTTGTAAATTTGTAATTCATGTATTAGCACACATCAAATCAAACTGACAGCTTACCTGTCAGTTTTCCCCTCTAGTCTCTGTTGATTGTAGTGTGTGTGAAAATCCAACAATTCTTCTAACAGGCCTTGCTCTATCATTTTATCCACTCTTGTGTCCAGTCTTTCATCAAGAACTGTAATCAAAGAATGAAACAGGATGTATAATTTAATCATCATTCCATTATTCTGTGTTTTTGTTAGAGTTGAAGAACCTCAGCATTACAAATTTTCatgaaatgatttaaaattcATTGAATTACCCATTCCTGTGCATTACACCATAAATTTGACTGGTAACTCTAGGAAGATGAACAGGGAACTTTGGTAGATTTCAAACTTTGTAACCCTTCACACAAATTACTATGTAAACTGTCATCATCTCTTACTGAAATCTACACTATATTGCCAGTGTTAGATGGAGTATTGGCAAAAACAGAGACTGGTGAAGAAGTATTTACGGTTGTTGGGGCACTTGTACACTAATCTTTCGAGATCGAACACCCATAAATATCATTGGCATATACCAGTTCACTTTCCAAAGGGATTGATCATGAAAGTCACcagttttaattaaaataaagtCTGTCAACTTCATTACTAAAAGGCTACTATTCtgcaacaatgtaacattaaaacaaaatccaattatcatttttttctgtttctttcataattcTGAAACAATGTTGCAATCGTACCAAGTTTTCATTCcctctaattaacataaatgaaCCTACTTAGTTCAAGTGTGTATAACCTTTGGTTAAAAGTAATTTGTTTTGTAGCACTGTAATAACACAAATAGCTACTTTCGTTTTCAGGCACTGgatttgttacatgtacatttttacaaCATGTATTTTCCAGAAAAAGCTCTTAAAGTCAGTGTTTTAGCTTGCTTTTGGCAACCCTGGTtaggcctttaaaaaaaattgtgcagttctaattacgctcaattttagaatacatgggggaggggggggggggggggttagatagattttttttttcatgtgcaagtatctagttcaggtagttatgttttccattgttttccatatagtctctgtgttattggtttcttcacatcagatgtacagccattacagattggaagaacagttttatattatctttttaaattgatgtcagtatccactatttctcccaagacttcatgatttttgcgattttatttcattttttgccAAGTACCCCCCTCCACACACTGTCATGCACACACCAGCTAGCACTTAACCTACTGGTAGAAAGAGCACCAGTAATAGTCTCA
It includes:
- the LOC144445206 gene encoding F-box only protein 32-like, whose translation is MPFLGLDWRAPGQNWVRTRKGWEKLIALRENLNRHIQKLVKHRLLLLNEKQTSQTSDKAEKLFLLPSDKEPISEIENNNCVAMENRNENKDDRAVEQKERDKPLYLLIPRGRSGLHGFINMSEVMTKLDFGFVAKDTRKFNYVCKSLELIITDYFNDVNGTSQKHVFNVIGQIVNYVGETTLNMKRIKCLLKLVEEALKESKYNHVGSLKVWEKKLTTVQKWREELNAVQLPEREDDGEMQLLDLPDDCLRQIIDRISDHRDLVNLGATNYKFNRLCNKENVWRKLCSYHFAEKQIWSALPICEDDVVWQLVYSKLIKQHKRREVYAEQLKLCNRCHSVYWDELQSSSHPCPHPRTDSEDFAHLKGSRDINPQEFLNLIIPRDPKPTRW